The DNA sequence GAAGAACAATGTAAAGAAATATTAAATGCATTAAAAAGAAATGAATGTCCCCCTTCAAATACAAGATTGGGATCAAATATTGGGATTCATGGAATTGGCAAATATGATTTTATCTTCAAAAATCTGCCTTTTACATTTAACTGGACAAACGGTTCAATTGCTGTTAGTAATAAAAATATAGATGAAATTTATTCGGTTATTAAAATTGGAACACCTGTCAAAATCATTTATTAAAATCAATTTGAACAAAGCATTAATAATTTTATCCATTTTCTTTACTTCTATTTTATTCGCACAAAAAGAAGAAGGTATTGAACTTAAAAAAATAGAATTCATCGGGAATAATACTTTCTCTGCTGCGGAATTATCTAATGTTATCATTTCAAAAGAATCTCCCAGCTGGATTTTTAAATTTCTAAATAAATTTACGAGTATAGGTAAACCACCATCATATTTCGATTCTCTATTAATTTACTCTGATATATCAGCATTAAAACAATATTATTTATCTCATGGTTTTTTTAAAGTAAAAATTAAAGCAAATTATTTTATCACAAACAACAATAATTCTGCATCTCTTATATTCAAAATTGATGAAGGAGACCGAGCCAGATTTCACTCATTAACAATGAAAGGATTGGATGTTATTCCAGCAGAGTTTCAACATAATTTATTTAATATGATAAAAATCGATACTAATAAATTTTATGAAGATGATCTGGTAATTAATTATAAAAATACTGTTATTAATTTTTTGCGTGATAATGGATATATGCTTGCAGTAAGTGATAATCCAGATATTATAGTAGATACAATTAAAAATATAGTAGATGTTCAAATAAATTTTTATCCAGGGAAAAGATATAAAATTAGTAATGTACTAACATCAAGAACTGGTACTGGAAAGGATTTAGTTGATGATGAATTATTAAAAGAAATAGTGGGAATTAAACCAGGTCAATATTATAGTAATTATAATATTCAACGAGGTCAAATTAGATTATACAGAACCGAATTATTTACATCATCTGTAATAAATAGTATAATTTCCGATACCGTTGGAAATACAGTTCCAATAATTATAAGTGCAGATATTGGAATGCTTCACGAACTTTCGCCAGAGCTTATTGTTAATAATGAAGATAATACATTTAATCTTGGTCTGGGAATAAGTTTTATAAAGAAAAATTTCTTTGGCGATGCTCGAAAATTTAGAGTTAGTTCTTCTGCAGCTGCACAAAATGTTTCTGAACTTTTAAATAATTTTTCTTTTACTGATTCAACAATATTTGGTTATGGTGATGCGAGAATTAGTATTGAACAACCATTTTTATTTGGTAGACCTATAAATACAAAGCTTGAATCGTATATAACAGCTCAAAAAAGGAAACTTGAATATAATTCACTTTTATATGGTGCTAAACTCGGTTTTGATTTTGAACTCCCGATTCATACATATTTTAATTCACTTAATACATATATAAATGTAGAGAGAGCTGAATATACTTATAAAGATAAATATTTGATAAGTCTTCTTACTCATTATTATCAGAGATATAATTTTTCACAAAAAGATGCAGATTCAATTTCTCGTAATCTGGTCTACAATGTTCTTGGAGGCGAGTTACCCACAGCAAGTACTAATGCAATACTCGGAATTTCGCTCGGAGCTAATAAAACCAACGATATTTTTTCACCAACAAGAGGATATTCAATCAGTCTTCTTTTAGAAGAAGCAAATTCAATTCCGTATTTATTCTCAAAAATTATTAATTCTGAATTTACAAGACCTTTGTATTTCAAAACATTATTAACATTTACAAATTATTTTCCAGTTTATAATTCATCAATGAATTCTTTAGGAATGAAATTTAAAATTGGTCAAATATTTACATATCGTGGAGATAAATCTAATATACCATTAAATCAAAGATTTTATGCTGGTGGAAGCAATTCTGTAAGAGGCTGGAATACAAGACAATTAGTTCCACAACAGGAATTAATGCCAATTGAAAATATTAATCAAATTTCGTTAGAAGATTTAGAAGCCATACTCGAAAAGGGAGCTCCTACAGGTGGATTCTTTTTAATCGAAGGCTCTATAGAAACAAGGAATCGTTTATTTGGAAATATTGGCTCTGTAATGTTTATCGATTATGGTAATACGTGGAATGATTACAAAATAGCAAAACTTAATGAAATTGCTTTAGCAGGTGGTGTGGGATTAAGATACTATTCTGATTTTGCTCCTATCCGTATTGATTTTGGTATTAAATTATATGACCCGAAAGATAAAAGGACTTTATTCAGCAAAAAATTTTTCAAAGACCTTCTTCAATTTCATATAGGAATAGGAGAGGCTTTTTAATATCTGTGGAAAAAAACCTGCTTTGTTGAAATGTATTATTTTAAGTAATTTTGTATTTACATTTTATGGAGTTTTAATGATTTCAAGTATGACAGGCTATGGTAAAGGGATTGTCCAGAAAGGAGATCTTTATGTTGAGGCAGAGCTTAAAAGTTTAAATAGCCGTTATTTCGAACTTTCTTTACGCTTACCTAAATTTCTATATGATAAAGAATTCGAAGTTAGAGAAAGAATTAAAAATAAAATTAAAAGAGGTAAAGTTTTTCTAAATGTAACTTTCAAAAAGAATAACATAGAAAATGATTTTTTAAATGTTGATACCGAAGCTGTAAAACTTACTATGAAATTACTTAAGGAAGTGCGAAAAGCTGCTGGATTAAAAGATAAAATAAAATTTACAGATTTGATAGGATTTCAAAATCTCTACTTAAAAGGCATTGAAGAAGAATTTTCTGAAGGTATAGAGTTAATGAATGAGGCTATTGATATTGCAATTGGTGAACTGGATAAAATGCGTAAGGCAGAAGGTTATGAATTAGAAAAAGATATTAGAAAGAGAATTAATATTATTTCAGATACTGTTGAATATATTGAAAAAATTAAAGAAGAAAATCTTCAAGCATATTTTGAAAGATTTAAAGAAAAAGCAAAACAGATTGCATCTAATTTTGTTGAAGATGAACAAAGATTAATAACAGAACTTGCAATTTTATCTGAACGTTATGATGTGACAGAAGAATGTGTTAGGTTAAAAAGTCATCTAAAGTTGTTTTTAGATGCAATGGAAAATTCTGAAGAACCAGGAAGAAAACTAAATTTTATTCTGCAAGAAATGAATAGAGAAGCTAATACAATAAATAGCAAAGCTGTATCTTCAGAAATTTCTCATGCAGGTATATTGATTAAGGAAGAAATTGAAAAAATTCGTGAACAAATCCAAAATATTGAGTAAAAAGTGTCAAAACCAAGATTATTCGTATTTTCAGCTCCAAGTGGTGCAGGAAAAACTACAATTGTTAGAGATATTCTTAAAAGTTTTCCAGAATTTAAATTCTCTGTTTCTGCAACCACAAGAAAAAAACGAGCAAATGAAATTGATGGAGTCGATTATTACTTTATTTCAGAAGAGGAATTCAAAAGAAAAATTGATAACAACGAATTTGTTGAATGGGAAAAGTTTTACGACCATTACTACGGTACATTAAAAAAAACAATTGATGAAAATTTAGCTAATGGTTTTACAACTATTTTTGAAGTTGATGTAAAAGGTGCATTGAATATTAAAAAAGTTTATCCTGATGCAGTATTAATTTTTATTGCACCACCAAGTATTGATGAATTAAAAGAAAGATTAAAAAAAAGAAATACTGAAACAGACGAAGAATTAAAGAAAAGAATTGATAGAGCAGAAATGGAACTTAGTTATAAAAATAATTTTGATTATGTTGTAGAAAATATCAATCTCGATGAAGCAAAAGAAAAAGTAAAAAAAATAATAGAAAAGGAAATATCATAAGGAGGAAAATATGGCACTAAAACCTGTTGACTTAAATAAGATTAAAGAAAGAGTTCCCAACTTGTACGAAGCAGTTGTTGTAGCAGCTCGAAATGCACGCAGAATCAATGATGAACAAAAACTGGAATTTAATACACTCTTAAGTTCAGTTATCTCTGGTGAAGATGATGAATTTGAAGACAAAATAAATCCAGAACAATTAAAATTAGCCATAGAATTTGAAAAGCGTGAAAAACCACATCTAAAATCGTTGGAAGAATTAATTAATAAAGGAATAGAATACAGATACAAATCTTAAATGAATTTATTTTAAGCTTTTTAGATATAGTATTCAGTGTAAATTTTTTCAATTATTTGCTATATCTAAAAAGCTTTTTTTCTTTTAAATACTTTCTATAATTACAAGTCTTATTAATAAAAAATTTCTTAAATTCGCTTGTCCTTTTCACATAGTTTAAAATCGCATTGAATAACGATATTAAGAAAAAAATAATTAATGCATTAAGATTACAACAGGATATATTTGGTGATTTATTATTTGATTCATTATCCCACACTAAATATGAAGAGAATATAATGAGTAAGAATACTGAGCTTAAAGTGTCAGAAAAAATTGATGTTCAATTAAACGAAGATCTATTTCGTGAAAATTTTTATAATGCATCCAGTCTTGAAGAACTTGATGCAATGATAAATCAATGCCAGAAATGTCCTTTAGGTAAAACAAGAACTAAATTTGTATTTGGTGTGGGAAATCCAAATGCACATGCTATGTTAATTGGCGAAGCACCTGGAGCAGACGAAGATCTTCAAGGTGAACCATTTGTAGGGAAAGCAGGTAAATTGTTGAATGATATTTTAAAAGCTATTAATTTATCCAGAGAAGATGTTTATATTGCAAATATATTAAAATGCAGACCACCTGGTAATCGTGATCCATTACCTGCAGAGATGGAAACTTGTATTCCTTATTTACATAAACAAATTGATTTGATTAAACCAAAATTAATTTTGTGTCTTGGAAGAATTGCTGCAAATGGCTTGTTGAATAAAAAATTAACTCTTACATCATTAAGAGAAAATATTTATGAATTTAATGGTATTAAAGTATTGGTTACATACCATCCAGCTGCTTTATTAAGAAATCCACAGTGGAAACGCGGTTGCTGGGAAGATGTAAAAAAGTTTAAAAAATTGTATGATGAATTATTAGAGAAATAATATGGCTAAAAAAGTAAATAACCAGTTAGAAAAGTTTAATTCAGCAATTAAAGAACCACCTAAAGCTGTTGATGTTGAAAGAGCAGTTTTAGGTGCGATGCTTCTTGAAGGAAGTGCTGTCCCTAAAGCTATTGAAATATTGAAACCAGATGCATTTTATGATAAAAAAAATAAATTGATTTTCGAAGCTATATGTTCATTATACGAAGCAGATGAACCAATAGATACAGTTTCTGTTTACGAAGAATTAAAGAAATCTGGTAATGCAGAAGAAG is a window from the Rosettibacter firmus genome containing:
- a CDS encoding BamA/OMP85 family outer membrane protein, producing the protein MNKALIILSIFFTSILFAQKEEGIELKKIEFIGNNTFSAAELSNVIISKESPSWIFKFLNKFTSIGKPPSYFDSLLIYSDISALKQYYLSHGFFKVKIKANYFITNNNNSASLIFKIDEGDRARFHSLTMKGLDVIPAEFQHNLFNMIKIDTNKFYEDDLVINYKNTVINFLRDNGYMLAVSDNPDIIVDTIKNIVDVQINFYPGKRYKISNVLTSRTGTGKDLVDDELLKEIVGIKPGQYYSNYNIQRGQIRLYRTELFTSSVINSIISDTVGNTVPIIISADIGMLHELSPELIVNNEDNTFNLGLGISFIKKNFFGDARKFRVSSSAAAQNVSELLNNFSFTDSTIFGYGDARISIEQPFLFGRPINTKLESYITAQKRKLEYNSLLYGAKLGFDFELPIHTYFNSLNTYINVERAEYTYKDKYLISLLTHYYQRYNFSQKDADSISRNLVYNVLGGELPTASTNAILGISLGANKTNDIFSPTRGYSISLLLEEANSIPYLFSKIINSEFTRPLYFKTLLTFTNYFPVYNSSMNSLGMKFKIGQIFTYRGDKSNIPLNQRFYAGGSNSVRGWNTRQLVPQQELMPIENINQISLEDLEAILEKGAPTGGFFLIEGSIETRNRLFGNIGSVMFIDYGNTWNDYKIAKLNEIALAGGVGLRYYSDFAPIRIDFGIKLYDPKDKRTLFSKKFFKDLLQFHIGIGEAF
- a CDS encoding YicC/YloC family endoribonuclease; this translates as MISSMTGYGKGIVQKGDLYVEAELKSLNSRYFELSLRLPKFLYDKEFEVRERIKNKIKRGKVFLNVTFKKNNIENDFLNVDTEAVKLTMKLLKEVRKAAGLKDKIKFTDLIGFQNLYLKGIEEEFSEGIELMNEAIDIAIGELDKMRKAEGYELEKDIRKRINIISDTVEYIEKIKEENLQAYFERFKEKAKQIASNFVEDEQRLITELAILSERYDVTEECVRLKSHLKLFLDAMENSEEPGRKLNFILQEMNREANTINSKAVSSEISHAGILIKEEIEKIREQIQNIE
- a CDS encoding DNA-directed RNA polymerase subunit omega; the encoded protein is MALKPVDLNKIKERVPNLYEAVVVAARNARRINDEQKLEFNTLLSSVISGEDDEFEDKINPEQLKLAIEFEKREKPHLKSLEELINKGIEYRYKS
- the gmk gene encoding guanylate kinase; the encoded protein is MSKPRLFVFSAPSGAGKTTIVRDILKSFPEFKFSVSATTRKKRANEIDGVDYYFISEEEFKRKIDNNEFVEWEKFYDHYYGTLKKTIDENLANGFTTIFEVDVKGALNIKKVYPDAVLIFIAPPSIDELKERLKKRNTETDEELKKRIDRAEMELSYKNNFDYVVENINLDEAKEKVKKIIEKEIS
- a CDS encoding uracil-DNA glycosylase is translated as MSKNTELKVSEKIDVQLNEDLFRENFYNASSLEELDAMINQCQKCPLGKTRTKFVFGVGNPNAHAMLIGEAPGADEDLQGEPFVGKAGKLLNDILKAINLSREDVYIANILKCRPPGNRDPLPAEMETCIPYLHKQIDLIKPKLILCLGRIAANGLLNKKLTLTSLRENIYEFNGIKVLVTYHPAALLRNPQWKRGCWEDVKKFKKLYDELLEK